A region from the Variovorax paradoxus genome encodes:
- a CDS encoding DUF3606 domain-containing protein, with protein sequence MADDPNKRGPQDRTRINVNEPHEVRYWTQTLGVTEAQLRSAVAAAGVEVKDVRVYLGKP encoded by the coding sequence ATGGCAGACGACCCGAACAAGCGCGGCCCGCAAGACCGGACCCGCATCAATGTCAACGAGCCGCACGAGGTGCGCTATTGGACCCAGACACTGGGCGTGACCGAGGCGCAGCTGCGTTCGGCCGTGGCCGCCGCGGGCGTGGAGGTGAAAGACGTGCGGGTCTATCTTGGCAAACCCTAG
- a CDS encoding nuclear transport factor 2 family protein has translation MASEQNKRIIFDAWKAFASRDPKLIAACFTEDAEWLAPRGNATALALDAPDHMIGPDAIVHFLAEKFPALFVRDVVVDFRSRYCEGDTVIVELRMQATLANGRKYDNDYCFIFELSNGRIARVREYMDTQKGRACIFG, from the coding sequence ATGGCCTCCGAGCAGAACAAGCGCATCATCTTCGACGCATGGAAGGCTTTCGCGAGCCGCGACCCGAAACTCATTGCAGCCTGCTTCACCGAGGATGCCGAATGGCTGGCACCCCGGGGCAACGCCACCGCGCTGGCACTCGATGCTCCCGACCACATGATCGGCCCGGATGCCATCGTGCATTTCCTGGCCGAGAAATTTCCGGCGCTCTTCGTCCGCGATGTGGTGGTCGATTTCCGCAGCCGGTATTGCGAGGGCGACACCGTGATCGTCGAGCTGCGCATGCAGGCCACGCTCGCGAACGGCCGCAAGTACGACAACGACTACTGCTTCATCTTCGAACTGAGCAACGGGCGGATCGCCCGCGTGCGCGAGTACATGGACACGCAGAAAGGCCGCGCCTGCATCTTCGGCTAG
- a CDS encoding acyl-CoA dehydrogenase family protein: MNNHNDTRFSDIRDAVRDLCAQFPNEYFRKIDEARGYPAEFVDALTQAGWMAALIPQEYGGSGLGLTEASVIMEEINRSGGNSGACHGQMYNMGTLLRHGSEAQKRNYLPRIATGELRLQSMGVTEPSTGTDTTKIKTTAVKKGDRYVVNGQKVWISRIQHSDLMILLARTTPLAEVRKKSEGMSIFIVDLREAIGNGMTVRPILNMVNHETNELFFENLEIPAENLIGEEGQGFKYILDGLNAERTLIAAECIGDGYWFIDKVTAYTKERVVFGRPIGQNQGVQFPIAEAFIEIEAANLMRYEACRLFDAHQPCGAQANMAKYLAAKASWEAANACLQFHGGFGFACEYDIERKFRETRLYQVAPISTNLILSYVAEHMLGLPRSF; this comes from the coding sequence ATGAACAACCACAACGACACCCGCTTTTCCGACATCCGTGACGCCGTGCGCGACCTGTGCGCGCAGTTTCCCAACGAGTACTTCCGCAAGATCGACGAAGCCCGCGGCTACCCCGCCGAGTTCGTCGATGCGCTCACCCAGGCCGGCTGGATGGCCGCGCTCATTCCGCAGGAATACGGCGGCTCCGGCCTCGGGCTCACCGAAGCTTCGGTGATCATGGAAGAGATCAACCGCTCGGGCGGCAACTCGGGTGCCTGCCACGGCCAGATGTACAACATGGGCACGCTGCTGCGCCACGGCAGCGAGGCTCAGAAGCGCAACTACCTGCCGCGCATCGCCACTGGTGAACTCCGCCTGCAGTCGATGGGCGTGACCGAGCCCAGCACCGGCACCGACACCACCAAGATCAAGACCACGGCCGTGAAGAAGGGCGACCGCTACGTCGTCAACGGGCAGAAGGTGTGGATCTCGCGCATCCAGCATTCGGACTTGATGATCTTGCTGGCGCGCACCACGCCGCTCGCAGAGGTCAGGAAGAAGTCCGAAGGCATGTCGATCTTCATCGTCGACCTGCGCGAAGCCATCGGCAACGGCATGACGGTGCGGCCCATTCTCAACATGGTGAACCACGAGACCAACGAGCTGTTCTTCGAGAACCTCGAGATCCCGGCCGAGAACCTGATCGGCGAAGAGGGCCAGGGCTTCAAGTACATCCTCGACGGCCTCAACGCGGAGCGCACGCTGATCGCGGCCGAATGCATCGGCGACGGCTACTGGTTCATCGACAAGGTCACGGCCTACACCAAGGAGCGCGTGGTGTTCGGCCGGCCCATCGGCCAGAACCAGGGCGTGCAGTTTCCGATTGCCGAGGCCTTCATCGAGATCGAAGCCGCGAACCTCATGCGCTACGAGGCCTGCCGTCTGTTCGATGCGCACCAGCCTTGCGGCGCGCAGGCCAACATGGCGAAGTACCTGGCGGCCAAGGCCAGCTGGGAGGCCGCCAATGCCTGCCTGCAGTTCCATGGCGGCTTCGGCTTTGCGTGCGAATACGACATCGAGCGCAAGTTCCGCGAGACGCGGCTCTACCAGGTGGCGCCGATCTCGACCAATCTCATCCTGAGCTACGTCGCCGAGCACATGCTCGGCCTGCCCCGGTCATTTTGA
- a CDS encoding MmgE/PrpD family protein, whose protein sequence is MTPIAASHPSQLLATFAAELKFADIPAPVLRRTEDLTLDWLGSVLAARTARPVRSIERFAQLMGPADGPSEMLTSRRTTSPLFAALVNAAASHYVEQDDVHNGSVFHPAAVVIAPALAVAQSIGASGAQLLTAVVAGYEVGIRVGEFLGRSHYKTFHTTATAGTLAAAAAVGRLLELTPQQMLHAFGSAGTQSAGVWEFLRDAADSKQLHCAHAAASGLMSAYLAQDGFTGAAKVLEGAQGLGAGMSSDADPARLIDRLGTRWALAETSFKYHASCRHTHPAADALLQVMTEHQLAHGDVARVTTHVHQGAIDVLGRVTVPATVHQGKFSMGTVLGLIAVHGRAGLGEFDRDFLAPEVAAFRDKVAMELDAEVDTAYPARWIGKVSVQTRDGRTLAGRVDEPKGDPGNSLSRIEIEDKMQRLAHYGEGATADEAKALCQRIWQLEAAPRVGRWLG, encoded by the coding sequence ATGACTCCCATCGCCGCCAGTCATCCGAGCCAGCTGCTCGCCACCTTCGCCGCGGAACTCAAGTTCGCGGACATTCCCGCCCCTGTGCTGCGCCGCACCGAGGACCTGACGCTCGACTGGCTGGGCTCGGTGCTCGCGGCCCGCACCGCACGGCCGGTGCGCAGCATCGAGCGCTTCGCACAGCTGATGGGGCCGGCCGACGGGCCGAGCGAGATGCTCACCTCGCGCCGCACCACCTCGCCGCTGTTCGCCGCACTGGTCAACGCCGCGGCCTCGCACTACGTGGAGCAGGACGATGTGCACAACGGCTCGGTGTTCCATCCCGCGGCCGTGGTGATCGCACCCGCGCTGGCCGTGGCGCAGAGCATCGGGGCCAGCGGTGCGCAGCTGCTGACGGCGGTGGTGGCGGGCTACGAGGTCGGCATCCGCGTTGGCGAGTTCCTCGGGCGCTCGCACTACAAGACCTTCCACACCACCGCGACGGCCGGCACGCTCGCGGCGGCCGCGGCCGTGGGCCGCCTGCTCGAACTCACGCCGCAGCAGATGCTGCACGCCTTCGGCTCGGCCGGCACGCAGTCGGCGGGTGTGTGGGAGTTCCTGCGCGATGCGGCCGATTCGAAGCAATTGCACTGCGCGCATGCGGCCGCCAGCGGATTGATGTCGGCCTACCTCGCACAGGACGGCTTCACGGGCGCCGCGAAAGTGCTCGAAGGCGCGCAGGGCCTCGGCGCGGGCATGTCGAGCGATGCCGATCCGGCACGGCTCATCGATCGCCTCGGCACGCGCTGGGCGCTGGCCGAGACCTCGTTCAAGTACCACGCTTCCTGCCGCCACACGCATCCCGCGGCCGATGCGCTGCTGCAGGTGATGACCGAGCACCAGCTCGCGCACGGCGACGTGGCCCGCGTGACCACGCACGTGCACCAGGGTGCCATCGACGTGCTCGGCCGCGTCACGGTGCCGGCCACCGTGCACCAGGGCAAGTTCTCGATGGGCACGGTGCTGGGCCTGATCGCGGTGCACGGCCGCGCCGGGTTGGGCGAGTTCGACCGCGACTTTCTCGCGCCCGAGGTGGCCGCGTTCCGCGACAAGGTGGCGATGGAACTCGATGCCGAGGTCGACACCGCCTACCCCGCGCGCTGGATCGGCAAGGTCAGCGTGCAGACCCGCGACGGCCGCACGCTGGCCGGCCGCGTCGACGAGCCCAAGGGCGACCCGGGAAACAGCCTGAGCCGCATCGAGATCGAGGACAAGATGCAGCGCCTCGCGCACTACGGCGAGGGCGCCACGGCCGACGAGGCGAAGGCGCTGTGCCAGCGCATCTGGCAGCTCGAGGCCGCGCCGCGCGTGGGCCGCTGGCTTGGCTGA
- a CDS encoding arylmalonate decarboxylase, translated as MALPHLGLIVPPAAGAVPVDGPLLYGERIRFSAMGLGLGEISTRGYTEVIDSVVEKAVALKAGGACAVSLMGTSLSFFRGADFNAQLQAEMARATGLPCTTMSNAIVGALRQLGVRRLAVATAYIDEVNAQLRRYLEQSDFEPLALEGLAISDVQAVGRVPTQVLVDLCLRVFDAQPGADGILISCGGLVTLDAVREVEARLQLPVVSSSPAGFWDLVRTAGLDARSAGQGRLFAEA; from the coding sequence ATGGCGCTGCCGCACCTGGGGCTGATCGTGCCGCCGGCCGCCGGCGCAGTGCCGGTGGACGGCCCGCTGCTGTACGGCGAGCGCATCCGCTTCAGCGCGATGGGGCTGGGCCTCGGCGAGATTTCCACGCGCGGGTACACCGAGGTGATCGACTCGGTGGTCGAGAAGGCGGTGGCGCTCAAGGCAGGGGGCGCCTGCGCGGTCTCGCTCATGGGCACCTCGCTGAGCTTCTTCCGCGGCGCGGACTTCAACGCGCAGCTGCAGGCCGAAATGGCGCGCGCCACCGGCCTGCCCTGCACGACCATGAGCAATGCCATCGTCGGCGCGCTGCGCCAGCTGGGCGTACGGCGCCTGGCGGTGGCCACGGCCTACATCGACGAGGTCAATGCGCAGCTGCGGCGCTACCTCGAACAGAGCGACTTCGAGCCGCTGGCGCTCGAAGGGCTGGCCATCTCCGATGTGCAGGCCGTGGGCCGGGTGCCCACCCAGGTGCTGGTCGACCTCTGCCTGCGGGTGTTCGATGCGCAGCCCGGCGCGGACGGCATCCTCATTTCGTGCGGCGGGCTGGTCACGCTCGATGCGGTGCGCGAAGTGGAAGCGCGGCTGCAGCTGCCGGTGGTGTCGAGTTCGCCCGCGGGGTTCTGGGACCTCGTGCGCACTGCGGGTCTCGATGCACGCTCGGCCGGGCAGGGCCGGCTGTTCGCCGAGGCCTGA
- a CDS encoding Bug family tripartite tricarboxylate transporter substrate binding protein — protein sequence MKKATDLVRPARRQAMRTAMALGLAGLLAAPAAWAQKYPDKPIRLVVGYSAGGGVDAVARLLGTRLSAVLGQQVMVDNRTGAAGLIAAEFVAKAPPDGYTLMMGDSALLIAKLLQPKIGLDPLTSFKPVAGAFVSPLMIVTGNDFPARTPAELVKELKANPARYSFATSGVGTVQHLGFEMLKQSTGSTVVHVPYRGAAQIVPDVVGGQVPIGVVSATAGMAQAKAGKLRAVALMNTARLEGAESVPPLADALPGFDVAPRIFVLAPAGTPDEIVGKLSAAVKAVLDTPEAGAAAAAQGTLRAYATPAQLGKDMAEETKRWQRIITEQNIVAEGK from the coding sequence ATGAAAAAAGCTACAGACCTTGTTCGCCCCGCGCGCCGGCAGGCCATGCGCACGGCCATGGCCCTGGGCCTTGCGGGCCTGCTCGCCGCGCCCGCCGCCTGGGCTCAGAAGTACCCCGACAAGCCGATCCGCCTCGTGGTCGGCTATTCGGCCGGCGGCGGCGTCGATGCGGTCGCGCGCCTGCTCGGCACGCGCCTGTCGGCGGTGCTCGGCCAGCAGGTGATGGTCGACAACCGCACCGGGGCCGCCGGCCTGATCGCGGCCGAGTTCGTCGCCAAGGCGCCGCCCGACGGCTACACGCTCATGATGGGCGACAGCGCGCTGCTCATCGCCAAGCTGCTGCAGCCGAAGATAGGGCTCGATCCGCTCACCAGCTTCAAGCCGGTGGCGGGGGCTTTCGTCTCGCCACTGATGATCGTCACCGGCAACGACTTTCCGGCCAGGACGCCGGCCGAGCTGGTGAAAGAGCTCAAGGCCAATCCGGCGCGCTATTCCTTCGCCACCTCGGGTGTCGGCACGGTGCAGCACCTGGGCTTCGAGATGCTGAAGCAATCGACCGGCAGCACCGTGGTGCACGTGCCGTACCGCGGCGCCGCGCAGATCGTGCCCGACGTGGTCGGTGGGCAAGTGCCCATCGGCGTGGTCAGCGCCACGGCCGGCATGGCGCAGGCCAAGGCCGGCAAGCTGCGCGCGGTGGCGCTGATGAACACCGCGCGGCTCGAAGGCGCCGAGAGCGTACCGCCGCTGGCCGATGCGCTGCCGGGCTTCGACGTGGCGCCGCGCATCTTCGTGCTCGCACCCGCCGGCACGCCGGACGAGATCGTCGGCAAGCTCTCGGCCGCGGTGAAGGCGGTGCTCGACACGCCCGAGGCCGGCGCCGCAGCGGCTGCGCAAGGCACGCTGCGCGCCTACGCCACGCCGGCCCAGCTCGGCAAGGACATGGCCGAGGAGACGAAGCGCTGGCAGCGCATCATCACCGAACAGAACATCGTGGCGGAGGGCAAGTAG
- a CDS encoding mandelate racemase/muconate lactonizing enzyme family protein, with protein MKITRVSATPLNIPVTIDVLGLNKQTSLSLCLTEIETDTGLVGHGMTAITEEEIIAAAVREVAGPALIGEDPMATERLWEKLYWLLSPRGQTGYASHTIAALDIALWDLKARALGQPLWRLLGGARSKVPVYATFGFGFFERDQLAAAARLWVSQGFRRLKMTVGGHALARRDEPRPIDEVIAEDVRRVAAVREAAGPDVKLYVDANCGLDLFHATELARRIEPYGISFFEEPLTQNDVRQMAQLRARTSIPLACGQNEGLAFRFRDLLVSQAADVLQPNVTISGGYSQCLKIAGMAQAFNVPIDNGGAWPFHNMHLHAGVSNGGMAEYHYVAVQMLKQIFDDLPVPQDGWLQLPETPGLGFAPNAERVRELAKLPTSHGKGKA; from the coding sequence TTGAAGATCACTCGCGTCAGCGCCACGCCGCTGAACATTCCCGTCACCATCGATGTGCTGGGGCTGAACAAGCAGACCTCGCTCTCGCTCTGCCTGACCGAGATCGAGACCGACACCGGCCTCGTCGGCCATGGCATGACGGCCATCACCGAGGAAGAGATCATCGCCGCCGCCGTGCGCGAAGTGGCCGGCCCGGCATTGATCGGCGAAGACCCGATGGCCACCGAGCGCCTGTGGGAGAAGCTCTACTGGCTGCTCTCGCCGCGCGGCCAGACCGGCTATGCGAGCCACACCATCGCCGCGCTCGACATCGCGCTGTGGGACCTGAAGGCCAGGGCGCTGGGCCAGCCGCTGTGGCGCCTGCTGGGGGGTGCCCGCTCCAAGGTGCCGGTCTATGCGACCTTCGGCTTCGGCTTCTTCGAGCGCGACCAGCTCGCCGCCGCCGCCAGGCTCTGGGTGTCGCAGGGCTTCCGGCGCCTGAAGATGACCGTCGGCGGCCATGCGCTCGCGCGGCGCGACGAGCCGCGGCCCATCGACGAGGTCATTGCCGAGGACGTGCGCCGCGTGGCTGCCGTGCGCGAGGCGGCCGGCCCCGACGTGAAGCTGTATGTTGACGCCAACTGCGGCCTCGACCTGTTCCACGCGACCGAGCTCGCGCGCCGCATCGAGCCCTATGGCATCAGCTTCTTCGAGGAGCCGCTCACGCAGAACGACGTACGGCAGATGGCCCAGCTGCGCGCGCGCACCAGCATTCCGCTGGCCTGCGGCCAGAACGAAGGGCTGGCCTTCCGCTTCCGTGACCTGCTGGTGAGCCAGGCGGCCGACGTGCTGCAGCCCAACGTGACCATCTCGGGCGGCTATTCGCAGTGCCTGAAGATCGCGGGCATGGCGCAGGCCTTCAATGTGCCGATCGACAACGGCGGCGCCTGGCCCTTCCACAACATGCACCTGCATGCGGGCGTGTCGAACGGCGGCATGGCCGAATACCACTACGTGGCCGTGCAGATGCTCAAGCAGATATTCGACGACCTGCCGGTGCCGCAGGACGGTTGGCTGCAGCTGCCGGAGACGCCGGGCCTGGGCTTCGCGCCCAATGCGGAGCGCGTGCGCGAGCTCGCGAAGCTCCCCACTTCGCACGGCAAGGGCAAAGCCTAG
- a CDS encoding LysR family transcriptional regulator gives MSADLKSLRLFVAVADHGSISEGAKRCHIALAAASKRISDLEARARLPLLVRHARGVTLTSAGHGLLLHARAVLSAMDRLGAELDDFQNGVAGVVSITANASTIAQFLPAQIGSFLRLHPVLKIDLQERASTEVVKAVQAGLADIGVIEGNTPAEMLECLPYRSDELAVVVARDHPLARRKRIGVEEVLRHDHIVVREGTALHRVLLNAALEAQVPLKVRMQVGSFDMVCRMVEQGVGIGVLPYAAILPQLQILKLRCLKLDAPWAVRRHLLCVRRQQDLTAAARSVLEHLGRPD, from the coding sequence ATGTCCGCCGACCTGAAGTCGCTGCGCCTGTTCGTGGCCGTGGCCGACCACGGCAGCATCAGCGAAGGCGCCAAGCGCTGCCACATCGCGCTCGCGGCCGCGAGCAAGCGCATCTCCGATCTGGAAGCCCGCGCGCGGCTGCCCCTGCTGGTGCGCCATGCGCGCGGGGTGACGCTCACTTCGGCGGGCCACGGCCTGCTGCTGCATGCACGCGCCGTACTCTCTGCCATGGACCGGCTGGGCGCCGAGCTCGACGACTTCCAGAACGGCGTGGCGGGCGTGGTCAGCATCACGGCCAACGCGTCGACCATCGCGCAGTTCCTGCCCGCGCAGATCGGCTCCTTCCTGCGGCTGCATCCGGTGCTCAAGATCGACCTGCAGGAGCGCGCCAGCACCGAGGTCGTGAAGGCGGTGCAGGCGGGCCTGGCCGACATCGGCGTGATCGAGGGCAACACGCCCGCCGAAATGCTCGAATGCCTGCCCTACCGCAGCGATGAACTGGCCGTGGTGGTGGCACGCGACCATCCGCTGGCCCGCCGCAAGCGCATTGGCGTGGAGGAGGTCCTGAGGCACGACCATATCGTGGTGCGCGAAGGCACCGCGCTGCACCGCGTGCTGCTGAACGCGGCACTGGAGGCGCAGGTGCCGCTCAAGGTGCGCATGCAGGTGGGTAGCTTCGACATGGTGTGCCGCATGGTGGAGCAGGGGGTGGGCATCGGCGTGCTGCCCTATGCGGCCATCCTGCCGCAGTTGCAGATATTGAAGCTGCGCTGCCTCAAGCTCGATGCGCCCTGGGCGGTGCGCCGCCATCTGCTGTGCGTGCGGCGGCAACAGGATCTGACCGCGGCCGCGCGCTCGGTGCTGGAGCACCTCGGCCGGCCGGACTGA
- a CDS encoding LysR substrate-binding domain-containing protein, which yields MNLHFDLFDLKLFVYVADARSLTRGAEKACISLAAASTRIKQMEEAVGGKLLHRSAQGVSLTAAGQAVLYHAKRVMQQMEHLRCDMQDFGKGIKGHVRVFANTTSITEYLPQKLAGFLTQHPAVQVDLREYLSEEIVRAVADGEADIGILAGDVHTGELDARPFGRNQLVLVVPAAHPLAGAPSVAFADTLDEQHVGLHHGSAIHRFLQRRAELAGRGFNPRIQVSSFEAICLMIEAGVGVGVLPASSAQRLSMAMRIATVALSDAWAERELKLITRSREQLPASARELFDHLIAP from the coding sequence GTGAACCTGCATTTCGACCTGTTCGACCTGAAACTGTTCGTCTACGTGGCCGACGCGCGCAGCCTCACGCGCGGCGCCGAGAAAGCCTGCATCTCGCTGGCGGCCGCTTCCACGCGCATCAAGCAGATGGAAGAGGCCGTGGGCGGCAAGCTGCTTCACCGCAGCGCACAGGGCGTGAGCCTCACGGCCGCCGGGCAGGCGGTGCTCTACCACGCCAAGCGCGTGATGCAGCAGATGGAGCACCTGCGCTGCGACATGCAGGACTTCGGCAAGGGCATCAAGGGCCATGTGCGCGTGTTCGCCAACACCACCTCCATCACCGAATACCTGCCGCAGAAGCTGGCAGGCTTTCTGACGCAGCATCCCGCGGTGCAGGTGGACCTGCGCGAATACCTGAGCGAGGAAATCGTGCGCGCCGTGGCCGATGGCGAGGCCGACATCGGCATCCTGGCCGGCGACGTGCACACCGGCGAGCTCGACGCACGCCCCTTCGGCCGCAACCAGCTGGTGCTGGTGGTGCCCGCCGCGCACCCTCTCGCGGGTGCGCCTTCGGTGGCCTTTGCCGACACGCTCGACGAGCAGCACGTGGGCCTGCATCACGGCAGCGCCATCCACCGCTTCCTGCAGCGCCGGGCCGAGCTGGCCGGCCGCGGCTTCAACCCGCGCATCCAGGTCAGCAGCTTCGAGGCGATCTGCCTGATGATCGAGGCGGGCGTGGGTGTGGGCGTGCTGCCGGCCTCGTCGGCGCAGCGGCTGTCGATGGCCATGCGCATCGCGACCGTGGCGCTCAGCGATGCCTGGGCGGAACGCGAGCTCAAGCTCATCACGCGCAGCCGCGAGCAGCTGCCGGCTTCGGCGCGCGAGCTGTTCGACCACCTCATTGCGCCCTGA
- the queF gene encoding NADPH-dependent 7-cyano-7-deazaguanine reductase QueF (Catalyzes the NADPH-dependent reduction of 7-cyano-7-deazaguanine (preQ0) to 7-aminomethyl-7-deazaguanine (preQ1) in queuosine biosynthesis), whose product MSLDNIPPNPNTPEQSQLGRASAYADTYDASLLFPIARSTQREAMGIAAGALPFFGADLWTAFEVSWLNLRGKPQLAIAHFTIPCETPNIIESKSFKLYLNSFNSTAFAGVEAVRDRLRADLSEALWRGSDQSAGIGVKLLAPDMFDREPVHELDGLDLDRLDIECTHYQPAPELLSSDSTQPPVNETLTSRLLKSNCLVTGQPDWGSVQIRYSGPAIDQAGLLAYIVSFRNHNEFHEPCVERMFTDIWCRCQPHKLAVYARYTRRGGLDINPFRTSWPQALPPNIRTARQ is encoded by the coding sequence ATGAGCCTGGACAACATTCCCCCCAACCCCAACACGCCCGAGCAGTCGCAACTGGGCCGCGCCTCGGCCTATGCCGACACGTACGACGCGTCTCTGCTCTTTCCGATTGCGCGCAGCACGCAACGCGAGGCGATGGGCATCGCCGCCGGTGCGCTGCCCTTCTTCGGCGCCGATCTCTGGACCGCGTTCGAAGTGAGCTGGCTCAACCTGCGCGGCAAGCCGCAGCTGGCCATCGCGCACTTCACCATCCCCTGCGAAACGCCCAACATCATCGAGAGCAAATCGTTCAAGCTGTATCTCAACAGCTTCAACAGCACCGCCTTCGCGGGCGTCGAGGCCGTGCGCGACCGCCTGCGCGCCGACCTGTCCGAGGCGCTCTGGCGCGGCAGCGATCAATCCGCCGGCATCGGCGTGAAGCTGCTGGCACCCGACATGTTCGACCGCGAGCCGGTGCATGAGCTCGACGGCCTGGACCTCGACCGGCTCGACATCGAGTGCACCCACTACCAGCCCGCCCCCGAGCTGCTGTCGAGCGACAGCACCCAGCCGCCGGTGAACGAAACGCTCACCAGCCGCCTGCTCAAGAGCAACTGCCTCGTCACCGGCCAGCCCGACTGGGGCAGCGTGCAGATCCGCTACAGCGGCCCGGCCATCGACCAGGCCGGACTGCTCGCGTACATCGTGAGCTTTCGCAACCACAACGAATTCCACGAACCCTGCGTGGAGCGCATGTTCACCGACATCTGGTGCCGCTGCCAGCCGCACAAGCTCGCGGTGTATGCGCGCTACACGCGCCGTGGCGGGCTCGACATCAATCCGTTTCGCACCAGCTGGCCGCAGGCGCTGCCGCCGAACATCCGCACCGCGCGGCAATAG
- a CDS encoding alpha/beta fold hydrolase: MKLLANGLQIEVDDTGGEGRPVALLIMGLGMQLVGWPQEFVQALVDAGFRVVRHDNRDIGLSQGFDHAGTGNIVWETVRHRLGLQVRSAYTLQDMARDSLGVLDALGIKQAHVIGASMGGMIAQHLAAEAPERVASLVSIMSSSGARGLPGPRSDVAAMLLRRPLGGGEADLVAHSIRLLRLIQSPAYPQSTEALAERLTFSMRRAYRPAGMFRQMLAIGADARRPELLPRIKCPTLVLHGEADALVPTACGLDTAKRIPGAKFIGIPGMGHDLPPEVCAILANHIAPFLHAAEEHHKP, encoded by the coding sequence ATGAAGCTGCTGGCGAACGGATTGCAGATCGAGGTCGACGACACCGGCGGCGAAGGGCGCCCCGTCGCGCTGCTCATCATGGGCCTGGGCATGCAGCTGGTCGGCTGGCCGCAGGAGTTCGTGCAGGCGCTGGTCGATGCGGGTTTTCGCGTGGTGCGCCACGACAACCGCGACATCGGCCTGAGCCAGGGCTTCGACCACGCGGGCACCGGCAACATCGTCTGGGAGACCGTTCGCCACCGTCTCGGTCTGCAGGTGCGCTCGGCCTACACGCTGCAGGACATGGCGCGCGATTCGCTGGGCGTGCTCGACGCGTTGGGCATCAAGCAGGCGCACGTCATCGGCGCCTCGATGGGCGGCATGATCGCGCAGCATCTGGCCGCCGAAGCGCCCGAGCGCGTGGCCAGCCTCGTGAGCATCATGAGTTCGAGCGGCGCGCGCGGCCTGCCCGGACCGCGCAGCGACGTCGCCGCCATGCTGCTGCGCCGGCCGCTGGGCGGCGGCGAGGCCGATCTGGTGGCGCACAGCATCCGGCTGCTCAGGCTCATCCAGAGCCCCGCCTATCCGCAAAGCACCGAGGCGCTGGCCGAGCGCCTGACCTTCAGCATGCGCCGCGCCTACCGCCCGGCCGGCATGTTCCGCCAGATGCTCGCCATTGGCGCCGACGCGCGCCGGCCCGAACTGCTGCCGCGCATCAAATGCCCGACGCTGGTGCTGCACGGCGAAGCCGATGCGCTGGTGCCGACGGCCTGCGGGCTGGACACCGCCAAGCGCATTCCGGGCGCGAAGTTCATCGGCATTCCCGGCATGGGCCACGACCTGCCGCCAGAGGTCTGCGCCATCCTCGCCAACCACATCGCGCCGTTCCTGCATGCGGCCGAAGAGCACCACAAGCCATGA
- a CDS encoding 2OG-Fe(II) oxygenase, giving the protein MSQPISPELKEWLVSQLAAGHSVPALRASMRAAGWQDAAADVALAQLEAGFPHVEVSKPRRTEMPGPDLEGAPLHIDAGDRRVQVLHTMRHPRVVVFGNLVSPEECEGLIAAARVRLARSLTVETRTGGEVLNVDRTSEGMFFERGENEIVARLEQRIAVLLRWPLEFGEGLQILRYAPGAQYRPHYDYFDPGEPGTPTILKRGGQRVATLVMYLQEPEQGGATTFPDVGLEVAPVRGTGVFFSYEEPDPATRTLHGGAPVLAGEKWVATKWLREREFK; this is encoded by the coding sequence ATGTCGCAACCGATCAGCCCGGAGCTGAAGGAATGGCTGGTGTCGCAGCTCGCGGCGGGGCATTCGGTGCCCGCGCTGCGCGCCTCGATGCGCGCGGCCGGCTGGCAGGATGCGGCCGCCGACGTCGCGCTGGCGCAGCTCGAAGCCGGATTTCCCCACGTGGAGGTTTCGAAACCGCGGCGCACCGAGATGCCCGGCCCCGACCTCGAGGGCGCACCGCTGCACATCGATGCGGGCGACCGCCGCGTGCAGGTGCTGCACACCATGCGGCATCCGCGCGTCGTCGTGTTCGGCAACCTGGTGTCGCCCGAAGAGTGCGAAGGGCTGATTGCCGCGGCGCGGGTGCGGCTGGCGCGCTCGCTCACGGTCGAAACGCGCACCGGCGGCGAGGTGCTCAATGTCGACCGCACCAGCGAAGGCATGTTCTTCGAGCGCGGAGAAAACGAGATCGTCGCGCGCCTGGAGCAGCGCATTGCCGTGCTGCTGCGCTGGCCGCTGGAGTTCGGCGAAGGCCTGCAGATCCTGCGCTATGCGCCCGGCGCCCAGTACCGCCCGCACTACGACTACTTCGACCCCGGCGAGCCCGGCACGCCCACCATCCTCAAGCGCGGCGGCCAGCGCGTGGCCACGCTCGTGATGTACCTGCAGGAGCCCGAGCAGGGCGGCGCCACCACCTTCCCCGACGTGGGCCTGGAAGTGGCGCCCGTGCGCGGCACCGGCGTGTTCTTCAGCTACGAAGAACCCGACCCCGCCACCCGCACGCTGCATGGAGGCGCGCCCGTGCTGGCAGGCGAGAAGTGGGTCGCCACCAAGTGGCTGCGCGAACGCGAATTCAAATAG